The Coregonus clupeaformis isolate EN_2021a unplaced genomic scaffold, ASM2061545v1 scaf0087, whole genome shotgun sequence genome includes a window with the following:
- the LOC121557810 gene encoding zinc finger protein 345 isoform X2 — protein sequence MSEPGSVCEVPAQRSSQRGPEMLTVKLGDCSQTVDFNVIVKEEEEEREIDEGEEEEGKEDRDSVDSESPIPDSVNKPSSTASRLSGRGSYFCPQCEKSFSSSTILRNHQRVHTGEKPFHCSTCGKSFSEKVNLKRHERVHSGEKPYHCTQCGKSFNHSGSLKEHQRIHTGEKPYHCSLCSMRFSQPGSLKKHQRIHTGEKPYHCQQCGKNFRFAGDLKNHQRSHSGEKPYNCSQCGEGFTQLRRLKSHQRIHIGGNPVCALNVIVKEEEGERDIKEEEKREVEEEEDNSHVVDPDKSRLPGHGRYPCHQCGNSFHSSSNLKNHQRVHSGEKPYHCSQCGEGFTQLRRLKSHQRIHIGGNPVCALNVIVKEEEGEREVKEEVKREVEEEEDNSSVVDPDTSRLPGRGRYPCHECGKNFRSSSNLKNHERVHTGEKPYHCSKCGRGFSEKVNLKRHDKVHSGKKPYHCTQCEKSFNYSGSLKEHQRIHTGEKPYHCSLCGKSFSQPGNLKKHQRIHTGEKPYHCSLCGKRFSQPGNLKKHQRIHTGEKLYHCSQCGGGFTQLRSLKRHERIHIGEKSACAFNVIVKEEEEEDEEEEEGKEEEVEGEESDVK from the exons ATGTCTGAACCAGGTTCTGTCTGTGAAGTTCCAGCCCAGAGGAGCTCACAGCGGGGTCCAGAGATGCTGACAGTGAAGCTGGGGGACTGCAGTCAAACAGTGGACTTCAATGTGATTgtcaaagaggaggaggaggagagagaaatcgatgagggggaggaggaagagggaaaggAGGACAGGGACTCAGTTGACTCAG AGAGCCCCATCCCAGACTCAGTCAACAAGCCCAGTTCCACAGCATCAAGACTATCTGGACGTGGGAGTTACTTCTGCCCTCAATGTGAGAAGAGTTTCAGTTCCTCAACTATTCTAAGGAATCATCAAAgagtacacactggagagaaacctttccactgctccacatgtgggaagagtttcagtgAGAAAGTAAATCTTAAGAGACACGAGCGAGTACAcagtggagagaagccttaccactgcacccaatgtgggaagagttttaatcATTCTGGAAGCCTTAAGGAACACCAaagaatacatacaggagagaaaccttaccactgctctcttTGTAGCATGCGTTTCAGTCAGCCAGGAAGTCTTAAGAAACATCAGAGAATTCATACAGGggagaaaccttaccactgccAACAGTGTGGAAAGAATTTTCGTTTTGCAGGAGACCTAAAGAATCATCAGAGATCACACAGTGGTGAGAAGCCTTACAACTGCTCTCAGTGTGGCGAGGGATTCACTCAGCTAAGACGTCTTAAAAGTCATCAGAGAATACACATTGGAGGGAACCCTGTCTGTGCTTTAAATGTGATTGTcaaagaggaggagggtgagagggacatcaaagaggaggaaaagagagaagttgaggaagaggaggacaatAGTCATGTAGTTGACCCAGATAAATCAAGACTACCTGGCCATGGTCGTTACCCCTGCCATCAATGTGGGAATAGTTTCCATTCCTCAAGTAATCTAAAGAATCATCAAAGAGTACAcagtggagagaagccttaccactgctctcagtgtggcGAGGGATTCACTCAGCTAAGACGTCTTAAAAGTCATCAGAGAATACACATTGGAGGGAACCCTGTCTGTGCTTTAAATGTGATTGTcaaagaggaggagggtgagagggaagTCAAAGAGGAGGTAAAGAGAGAagttgaggaagaggaggacaatAGTAGTGTAGTTGACCCAGATACATCAAGACTACCTGGGCGTGGTCGTTACCCCTGCCATGAATGTGGGAAGAATTTCCGTTCCTCAAGTAATCTAAAGAATCATGAAAgagtacacactggagagaagccttaccactgctccaaaTGTGGGAGGGGTTTCAGTGAGAAGGTAAACCTTAAGAGACATGACAAAGTACATAGTGGAAAGAAGCCTTATCATTGCACCCAATGTGAGAAGAGCTTCAATTATTCAGGAAGCCTTAAGGAACATCAGAGAATAcatacaggggagaagccttaccactgctctctttgtgggaagagtttcagtcAGCCAGGAAACCTTAAGAAACATCAGAGAATAcatacaggggagaagccttaccactgctctcttTGTGGGAAGCGTTTCAGTCAGCCAGGAAACCTTAAGAAACATCAGAGAATACATACAGGGGAGAAGCTTtaccactgctctcagtgtggggGTGGATTCACTCAGCTAAGAAGTCTTAAaagacatgagagaatacacattGGAGAGAAGTCTGCCTGTGCGTTCAATGTGATTgtcaaggaagaggaggaggaggatgaggaggaggaggagggaaaagaggaagaagttgagggagaggagagtgacgTGAAATAA
- the LOC121557810 gene encoding zinc finger protein 345 isoform X3, with translation MLTVKLGDCSQTVDFNVIVKEEEEEREIDEGEEEEGKEDRDSVDSESPIPDSVNKPSSTASRLSGRGSYFCPQCEKSFSSSTILRNHQRVHTGEKPFHCSTCGKSFSEKVNLKRHERVHSGEKPYHCTQCGKSFNHSGSLKEHQRIHTGEKPYHCSLCSMRFSQPGSLKKHQRIHTGEKPYHCQQCGKNFRFAGDLKNHQRSHSGEKPYNCSQCGEGFTQLRRLKSHQRIHIGGNPVCALNVIVKEEEGERDIKEEEKREVEEEEDNSHVVDPDKSRLPGHGRYPCHQCGNSFHSSSNLKNHQRVHSGEKPYHCSQCGEGFTQLRRLKSHQRIHIGGNPVCALNVIVKEEEGEREVKEEVKREVEEEEDNSSVVDPDTSRLPGRGRYPCHECGKNFRSSSNLKNHERVHTGEKPYHCSKCGRGFSEKVNLKRHDKVHSGKKPYHCTQCEKSFNYSGSLKEHQRIHTGEKPYHCSLCGKSFSQPGNLKKHQRIHTGEKPYHCSLCGKRFSQPGNLKKHQRIHTGEKLYHCSQCGGGFTQLRSLKRHERIHIGEKSACAFNVIVKEEEEEDEEEEEGKEEEVEGEESDVK, from the exons ATGCTGACAGTGAAGCTGGGGGACTGCAGTCAAACAGTGGACTTCAATGTGATTgtcaaagaggaggaggaggagagagaaatcgatgagggggaggaggaagagggaaaggAGGACAGGGACTCAGTTGACTCAG AGAGCCCCATCCCAGACTCAGTCAACAAGCCCAGTTCCACAGCATCAAGACTATCTGGACGTGGGAGTTACTTCTGCCCTCAATGTGAGAAGAGTTTCAGTTCCTCAACTATTCTAAGGAATCATCAAAgagtacacactggagagaaacctttccactgctccacatgtgggaagagtttcagtgAGAAAGTAAATCTTAAGAGACACGAGCGAGTACAcagtggagagaagccttaccactgcacccaatgtgggaagagttttaatcATTCTGGAAGCCTTAAGGAACACCAaagaatacatacaggagagaaaccttaccactgctctcttTGTAGCATGCGTTTCAGTCAGCCAGGAAGTCTTAAGAAACATCAGAGAATTCATACAGGggagaaaccttaccactgccAACAGTGTGGAAAGAATTTTCGTTTTGCAGGAGACCTAAAGAATCATCAGAGATCACACAGTGGTGAGAAGCCTTACAACTGCTCTCAGTGTGGCGAGGGATTCACTCAGCTAAGACGTCTTAAAAGTCATCAGAGAATACACATTGGAGGGAACCCTGTCTGTGCTTTAAATGTGATTGTcaaagaggaggagggtgagagggacatcaaagaggaggaaaagagagaagttgaggaagaggaggacaatAGTCATGTAGTTGACCCAGATAAATCAAGACTACCTGGCCATGGTCGTTACCCCTGCCATCAATGTGGGAATAGTTTCCATTCCTCAAGTAATCTAAAGAATCATCAAAGAGTACAcagtggagagaagccttaccactgctctcagtgtggcGAGGGATTCACTCAGCTAAGACGTCTTAAAAGTCATCAGAGAATACACATTGGAGGGAACCCTGTCTGTGCTTTAAATGTGATTGTcaaagaggaggagggtgagagggaagTCAAAGAGGAGGTAAAGAGAGAagttgaggaagaggaggacaatAGTAGTGTAGTTGACCCAGATACATCAAGACTACCTGGGCGTGGTCGTTACCCCTGCCATGAATGTGGGAAGAATTTCCGTTCCTCAAGTAATCTAAAGAATCATGAAAgagtacacactggagagaagccttaccactgctccaaaTGTGGGAGGGGTTTCAGTGAGAAGGTAAACCTTAAGAGACATGACAAAGTACATAGTGGAAAGAAGCCTTATCATTGCACCCAATGTGAGAAGAGCTTCAATTATTCAGGAAGCCTTAAGGAACATCAGAGAATAcatacaggggagaagccttaccactgctctctttgtgggaagagtttcagtcAGCCAGGAAACCTTAAGAAACATCAGAGAATAcatacaggggagaagccttaccactgctctcttTGTGGGAAGCGTTTCAGTCAGCCAGGAAACCTTAAGAAACATCAGAGAATACATACAGGGGAGAAGCTTtaccactgctctcagtgtggggGTGGATTCACTCAGCTAAGAAGTCTTAAaagacatgagagaatacacattGGAGAGAAGTCTGCCTGTGCGTTCAATGTGATTgtcaaggaagaggaggaggaggatgaggaggaggaggagggaaaagaggaagaagttgagggagaggagagtgacgTGAAATAA